The sequence TCGCATGGCATCCTGAACCGGGATCTTATCTCCCCCTAGCGCATCCAGCATCATAGCCTGTCCCTTCTCCTCCTCACCCCAGCGGAAATGCACCATGGCCATCATCTGGCGGCTGCGCTTCGTCTGATCAACGCGGCTTGCTCGGTCCAGTGTCGCCAGGGATTCCTTCCAACGCCCCAAATCCTCCTGCACCGTGGCGATCTGATGCAGCAAGGGAATGTCGTTCTCACGAAATGCCAACGCGGTCTGCAAAGCCTTCAGACGCTCCTCCTGGTTTTGGGAGGTTTCATAGATCGTCGCCAGCGCCAGCCACGGCGCCGCATCCTGCCGGTTCAGCTTCTGCCTTTCTTGAAAGGTCGTGGTAAGCTTGGCCAATTCTCCACGGGAATACGCCGTCTTGGCCAGCGCGGTTATCCAGCGCAGCTTCTCAGTGATGTCCTCTGCTTTTTCAAACAAACCAAGATACAATCTTTCGGTTTCTGCATAGTTCCCATTGGCCGCATGCGCATCCCCCAGCGCGGCGATAAACGAAACATCATCATCAAACCGGCGGCTCGCAGCCTCCAGAGCTTTGATCTGCTCCTTGGGTTTGCTCACCAGCGCCAGCAGGTTTGCTTCTTCCAGCCAGGGCTGCGGCGCATTGGGCAACAGCGTCTTCCATTCTCCAATCAATTCCAGCGCAGCTTCAGGGTTCCCGGCACTGGTGCGCAGCTGCACCAGCCGCTGCAGGTTCGCCGCCGTTTTGCCGCCATCCAGCGCCACCAGTTTTTCCATCTCTTCCGCAGCACGCATCCAATCCCTGCGCGCTTCTACCAGGCGCACCAATCTCGCCTGGGCCGCCAGTTGATCCGCTTCAGGGGCCTTGCGCAGAATATCTTCCGCTCCCAGCGAATCTTTTTTCTCCTCAAGCAATACCGCGAGCAACGCCCGCTCCTGCAGTGTCAAAGCTTCCTTTTTGCTCAGCTCAGTCCTGATCTCATCCGTCGATTCAGCTCCAGACAATACCTGCATCCCCTGCCGCAGCGCATTATCCAAAGCTTCAGGATCAGATGCCAGGGCAATGCGCTTCATCGCCCAAGGCTGCGCCTTTTTGAACTGCTTCAATGCCACCGCTGCGGAGTTAAGCGCCGTGAGAACTCGGCTGTCGTCCTGATACTCCTCCACCTTCTTCTCCAGCAGACCAAAAGCCGCTTCGTTTTCCGACCGCGCAATCAGCGTCTGTGCGACCGCCAGTAATTGATCACGATCTCCGCTTTCAGCCAGCTTGTTCCAAATCGCCAAAGCCTCATCCTTCTTATCTATGCGATGCAGATATTGGGCATAGGCATCCTGCGCGCTGACGCTCTCAGGAAAAATCTGCACAATTTTTTGATACGCGGCTAGCGCATCATCTTTCTTTTCTGCTTGCTCATAGATTCTTGCCACGCGCAAGTGGTCGAACTCCGTTGCATTCGCAGCAAGATACCGATCCAGCTCCACTTTGGCAGCCGCAGCATCCCCCGCCAGGGAGTGCAGGTTCGCCAGCCGAATCAGCAATTCGCCATCCCCTTTGTTCTGATCGAGCAGCAACTTCGTCTGCTCAATCGCCGCCGGATAGGCCTTGGTTCGTTCCAAAAAACTCAGATAGCCCTCTCTCAGCTCCCGCTGGCCCGGCGATTTCTCCAGCAAAGCTTTATAGATAGCTTCCGCTTCTTTCTGCTTGTCAGTCTCGATGTAGACATTTGCCAACTGACGGCTGATGGCGGCGCGCTGGGGATGCGCCTTGGCCATGTCCTCCAAATGGGTGGCGAGACCAGTCAGATTGTCTTCACGACGAAACACCTGCTCGATCCGGGCAAGCAATTCACTCTCAATCCACGTGCTCTGCCCTGCAGCTTCCAAAGCCCCGCCAAACTGCTTTAGTGCTTCATCCTTCTTCCCAGCCAGTAGAAAAATCTCACCCAGGCGCAGTTGCCTGTTTACCTTCGCATACACATCCCGCGTCCTGCCAATCAGGCTTTGCATCTGTGCGGAAGCTTCATCGTGCAGCCCCTCATCCAACTGCATCTCCACCAGCTCTTCCGCCAGATCCTCATCATCGGAATGAGTTTCTATTAACCCCTTCCAGACATTTAGCGCCTCCTGCTGTTTTCCAGTGCGCAGCAGCAGGCGGCCTTTTAGTTTTTCCACATCCAGCTTCGTCTTGTCTGAAATATCTGGATTTGCAGAAGCCTTTGCCAGGCTTTGCAGTGCTGGGTCGAACGCCAGCGTTCGGGCTTCTAATTTTGCCCGTTCCAACCATAGTGCCACATTGTCAGGTTCCCGTTTCAGTCCTTCATCAAAGGCTTCCAGAGCTTCCTTTTCCTGACCCAGGCGCACCTTCACTAAAGCAAGTATCAGCCAGTCGCCTGCATTGGCTTCCGCCGTTTTGGAACGATCTGTGAGATAATTGCCAAGGTCATCAAGTGACTTCTCTTCCAGCCATGCATCGACAAATCGGTCAAAAATCACCCCGTATTGAGGCCGTTTCAAAAGCATCTGATAATACTTCTCAGCCTTTTCAGGCAAGGTGTGGTTAGCAGCAAAAGCTACCCCACTGGAAAGCACAACCGTTAACAATAAGACGCAGTTCGTCCATTTCATCGGCGGATGCTACTGCAACCTCCTTCCATTAGGCAATGACAACTTTACAGATATTTCTTACCAATGAATGGGGAATACCTTCATTTCACCTGAAAGCACACTGCCTAAAGTATTGGGCTGTCGACTTTGGAAAAGGGGACCATACCTCTTCTTCAGTGCCGGATTCCTGCATCCCTCTTGCGTCCCGAGGCGATGCCAGAAAAAGCCACTCGATTCTCGCTTTGTAATGAGCTTGCCATGGTGAGATCACCTGGTCCACACAATGCTACTTGGATTACAGTCTGCTTGTTCATGCTCAAGATTTTGAAACACCACCCCTCTCGCAGGTTGTTCCAGTGTTTCTGAAATGTGGCCCGCCATGCCTAGCCACCTGCTTTTTCACAAACCTCGACAGCTTTCTCATTTCCCTCTCCTGGTCGGGGTTCGATCCAGCAACACTGAACACACCTGCAATGTTGCAAGCTGATTCCTTATGGGTCCACCATGGCTGAGTGGCAAAGCACGAGATCGGACCGTGCTTGCCACACCATCCTTAAAACTATTTATCGCTACTCTCAACCAGTTGTTCACCGTAAAGCCTGAAGGCTCAATGCTTGAAGATGGATGGTCCGCACAACTGTTACACAATCAGAAGTTCACAATCTCGAATAGAGTTCGTTATCAATGAGTTGCTGATAGTGGTAAATTGTCCCGCTCTCTCCGCCACCTAGCCTGATGAAAATCCGGGGCAAAATCCCGACCGCAACGGCGAGACCAAAAGTCACTTTTCCCATATCAATCACACCAGCCGCTTTCTAACGCGGCAATGCCAGCAAACGACGACACTCCCCCACCAGAAACTCTGCGTGCACATACGGATCGTGGCTGATGTCACTCCACAAGATCCGCCCGTCTCCATCCATCAAGAAAGTTCCGTGAAGTGGCTCTACGGCGAACTCATCATAACAGCGCCATTTTTTGAAAGCATCCATCTTCGGATCGGCCAACAACAAATAGGGAAGATCGGGATTTAACTCCGGTCCTTTGCCCAATCCCTCGGCAAGCTTCTCAACGGAATCGGTTCCGATCCCAACCACCCGAATGCCCTCTTTTTCGAACGCCGGAATCTGCGGCTTGAACTTCTGCAACTGTTCCACGCAATGCGCACAACCCTGTCCAAGGAAAAAAATGACCAGCACCGGTTTACCCCTGAACTGGCTCAATGTATACAAGGTGCCGCTTTTGTCGGGAAGCTCTAGATCGGGAGCTTTGGCCCAATCCCTTTCAACCTCGTCAGAAGCTCCCTTTGGAATCGCCACATGCTTCTCGCCGTTGACCCCATCGCGCAGCTCCTTTGCCAGCCTCGTGAGCGGCACGGAGCCAGGCTGGGATTGCATGGCAGAGTCCAGCTTGGCCAGCGCCACTTCTTTGGCCTTCGCCTTCACCAACAAAGGCACCATGGCTGCCACAGGCACATCGGAGATCTGACTCAAAAATGGACTCAGCCTCCCACCCGCCAGCTGCATGAAGGCATCCGCGCCACGCTCCATTTTGGTCGTCAACTCGGCATATTGATTGAGATAGGAAGTTTGGCCAAGTTGCGCGACCATTGCTGCCAACTGCTTCCGCTGTTCCGTCGCGCGCTCCCTCTCGCCTCCCCCCGCATTGGCAATAACCGCCCAATATCGACGATAAACCTGTGCCAAAAGACCCGCGTCATCCGACTCGCCGCCCTCGACAAATTTGGCCAACTTATCCCATTCCCCCAAAGCCGCCAGGAGCTGAACCTTCAATCGATGTGCCTCCAAATACGGACTTGCTGGCGCATCATCAATCGCCATCAAGTTCGTAAATGCAGGTTTCCGGGGAACCGTCACCAATCGTTCAGCCACCGCAAGCGCCTCCTCAAACTCGCCCAGATGATAACTGGTCCAGGCAAGCGTTGCCGCAGTGCTGAAGCGCAGCTGTTCGCGATCATCCTCCACAAACCGGTCCTTCAAAAAGTCATTGCTCCCCTCGCGCAAAACGCTCGTCAGATACGCTTTCGCCTTCGTCAAATCTCCCGCTCCAAGAAATGCCTGCGCCGCGAGCCGCCAAAGGGTGGGGCAATCAAATCGATTTGCATGCGACTTCACCCATTCACTCGCGCGGACCGGATTAGTGCTCAACCACAGCAAGACGCCATACCCCACCAGATCGCCCCCGCCTTTTGCAGACAACCATTGTTCCATCATCGACTCCCATTCATCTCCATCCACCACCGGCAGACCCGATAGGTGCGAAGCCAGAAGCCGGTAACGCATCGCAAACACCTCTGCACATCGATCCTCAGGATGCTGCGTCGCCATCCTCTGAAGCGTAGCGCTCAAACCATTCAGCCGCTGCACAATATCACCACCCGCCGCCGCATCAAAAAAGCCCTGGTAGGCCGCGATCCATCGTTTTTCCCCTGCTCCTGCACTCTTGATCTCGGCGGCTTTGCCAAGAAAATATTGAGCCCGCATCGGTGACTTTTCATTTGCCATGGCAAGCCCCAACCAGCCGGAGGCGCATTGCGGATCCAACACCACAACGTCCCGGAACCAGCTCTCCGCATCCTCATCATCCAAGGCATGCAGACTCCGCAAGCCCGCAATCATCCGCGCACCTATCTCCTCCTTTTCCCTGACTGAAGAAACCCACGGAAGATTGAAGTCTGAAACAACCCCGGGCTGGCTCAACGTCAGCCGCTGAAACGGTCCACTGCGAAAAGCCTCCTTGTCATTAACCGGTTGTTGAAACTGTTGCTCTTTTTGCCAGGCCAATGCCGAAAGACATTGAAAGGCAGCCTTCTGCGCCGGCTCGCCCTGCCCCCGAACACTTGCCGAAAACCCCGCAAAGGTCAGCGCGCAAACCAAGACCAAGGCCGAACTATTCAACGACAAGGTCATCTTGGGTAAACAACTCCTTGTCAGGACCCGCCGAACGAATCTCCATCTGCTTGGCGGACAGTGCGTGGAACCAGTAAGGCGTGCCCCAGGCATCCACCAATGCCCCATCCTTGATGGCGGGACTGTCTTTGGGCAACAAGGCGGTCCGCTTGTTATTCTCCCCAATCAATGCACTCACCACCATCTCGTTGTGTCCAGGCGGATTGTCGCCAAATCCTTGCCGAAACAGATACAACACCTCCCGCACCGCCTGAATCCGTTCCTCTGGATTCCTCTCCGGATTGGCAAGCATGTTGGACATCTCCGCCGCCGCATCATGCATCACCACAGGGGCCAAGGGCTCTGACTTCATCTCAAGAGTGCCGCCATCCCGCGCAACATCCGTAGCACTTGGCACTGAGTTCTCAGCGAACGCATCATCAGTCGCAGGTTTCGGAGGCAACGGCGTGCGTCGCACCCTCGTCGCCAGCACCAGAAAAACGACCGCCAAAGCGATGATTAGCCAAAATTTGTGACGTTGAAGATACGACATGGCAGGTATCTTCAATCCTACACAATCCGGCCAGATTATGCATCAAGGAAATCAAGATTCCCTGACGTGATGTTCGGCAGCGTCACGAAGCGGCCCAGGTTCGGAAAGATGGTGGACAACGCCGACGAATCCACTCCAAACCATCTCGCGATATTGGCCGCATACTGATCCACCGACGTGCTCGGAATCCACAACCCGCGGCTTCCTGTGGCATCAATGGAGTTGGTCACCGTGCCCAGTTTCAATACGGGGAACTTGCCATAGACCCTGCCGCCCTTGACCGGACCGCCCATCACCAGCGTGTGACCACCCCAAGCATGATCGCTTCCCGCGCTGCTGTCTGCCTTGTTGGCCGTGAAGGTGCGGGTGAAATCCGACGCGGTGAAAGCAACCACATCGTTCCACTTGTTTCCGACCTCCGGGCCTTTGAGGGCATCCGCAAAACCTTTAAGCGCGCAGTTCAAGGTGCTCATCAGACCAGTGTGTCCTCCGGTAGCGCTGCCTTCAGGAATCTGCGCCACATGAGTGTCATACCCACCATGCTGCACAAAAAATATCTGCCGACCATTGCCCAACGCACTTTGTCCAGCAATGAGGCGGGCCACCAGTTTCATCTGATTGGCAAACGAATTGTTGGCGCTGATCCCGGAATCGGCAAAAGCATTGGTGAAGTAGCTGTCGAGCGTCGTTGCATTGGTGCCGGGAGCGATCGTCGGCAACAAGGCGCTTCCAACCATGCCTTCGGTCACGCGGGCGCTGACGGTGACACCATTGTGGGCGTTCTCCATCAGGTTGGCATTGGCCATGTTGATGATGCTCTCAAATGCCTGCAATCGTCGCCCGGCTTCTGCCGAGGTTTTGTAATTGCTCGGTTCAAACAACACATTGGGATTGTTCACCGCGCTGGAATAGTTGGTCCCATAGCCGGAGAGGCTGACTAGACCATTGCTGCTCATGATGTAAGGCGTAACATTGCCAGTGGGACTTACCTGAAAGCTGTTCACTCCGGATATGGAAATGTTCATGGAAACATTGCCGCTGGAAGGGTTGTGAACGGGGTCGAGAAGATCCGCGATGCGCCCTCCCCAACCACTGCTGAATGGGCGATCGGGAATGGAGCTCTGCCATTGCACCTGCTGGTCGGAGTGGGAGTAGAGCTGCGGTGGTTTGGGTGCGGTCGAATAATTTGCTCGTGTCACCCCCGGCATCGTCATTGAGCCGAC comes from Phragmitibacter flavus and encodes:
- a CDS encoding redoxin domain-containing protein is translated as MTLSLNSSALVLVCALTFAGFSASVRGQGEPAQKAAFQCLSALAWQKEQQFQQPVNDKEAFRSGPFQRLTLSQPGVVSDFNLPWVSSVREKEEIGARMIAGLRSLHALDDEDAESWFRDVVVLDPQCASGWLGLAMANEKSPMRAQYFLGKAAEIKSAGAGEKRWIAAYQGFFDAAAGGDIVQRLNGLSATLQRMATQHPEDRCAEVFAMRYRLLASHLSGLPVVDGDEWESMMEQWLSAKGGGDLVGYGVLLWLSTNPVRASEWVKSHANRFDCPTLWRLAAQAFLGAGDLTKAKAYLTSVLREGSNDFLKDRFVEDDREQLRFSTAATLAWTSYHLGEFEEALAVAERLVTVPRKPAFTNLMAIDDAPASPYLEAHRLKVQLLAALGEWDKLAKFVEGGESDDAGLLAQVYRRYWAVIANAGGGERERATEQRKQLAAMVAQLGQTSYLNQYAELTTKMERGADAFMQLAGGRLSPFLSQISDVPVAAMVPLLVKAKAKEVALAKLDSAMQSQPGSVPLTRLAKELRDGVNGEKHVAIPKGASDEVERDWAKAPDLELPDKSGTLYTLSQFRGKPVLVIFFLGQGCAHCVEQLQKFKPQIPAFEKEGIRVVGIGTDSVEKLAEGLGKGPELNPDLPYLLLADPKMDAFKKWRCYDEFAVEPLHGTFLMDGDGRILWSDISHDPYVHAEFLVGECRRLLALPR
- a CDS encoding DUF1501 domain-containing protein — translated: MNLIFPRKNEPNRRQFLVKTGCSAMGITSVVNTLAHLKLMQGALNAQPVGGGGYKALVCVFLNGGNDSNNMLMPLSGGARADYEAGRGLLAIPINNADASLNALPIAATNIAESNPLSGYVGSYGIHPKLGAIKTLFEQGDAAFVANVGSMTMPGVTRANYSTAPKPPQLYSHSDQQVQWQSSIPDRPFSSGWGGRIADLLDPVHNPSSGNVSMNISISGVNSFQVSPTGNVTPYIMSSNGLVSLSGYGTNYSSAVNNPNVLFEPSNYKTSAEAGRRLQAFESIINMANANLMENAHNGVTVSARVTEGMVGSALLPTIAPGTNATTLDSYFTNAFADSGISANNSFANQMKLVARLIAGQSALGNGRQIFFVQHGGYDTHVAQIPEGSATGGHTGLMSTLNCALKGFADALKGPEVGNKWNDVVAFTASDFTRTFTANKADSSAGSDHAWGGHTLVMGGPVKGGRVYGKFPVLKLGTVTNSIDATGSRGLWIPSTSVDQYAANIARWFGVDSSALSTIFPNLGRFVTLPNITSGNLDFLDA